In Plasmodium gaboni strain SY75 chromosome 11, whole genome shotgun sequence, the following proteins share a genomic window:
- a CDS encoding WD domain, G-beta repeat-containing protein, giving the protein MKNSTRVLKDSKIQTFNTCFDNINLNYASLKNKHLKNGPSFSFFYEYAHDRSILSLSLDESGTYMATASADHSIRIHNLKSLSTIKELYHKKCGHYDWVNEVFFTKRNEVLSGGLDGKLCLWNTIYSCKIQKINKIMNCSEYLEQRKKVKEVKFKTSNNVITCKEMCAHHSTISDMKFDKQNDKCITSSYDKTLKLFDIRKFRQLCIYKGNHTCPITKFLWLQNKIISADKNGSLCVFDVETSQEILNAKNTHTGNIGALNYFYLYNKTEKKMINNNPNMDHEKRMDKSLPFSSISSNDIKKNYSLKNKNNNNRDKNNKREDVNYDDNCDDNVIKKNINRNINLIRSDNLFGQHDNYLNLNNEKIPLIITGGQNDGILKVRDFRIFHKYISYKKIHTASINSIITYNLNNKTYIISCSADGYCYQFEIQSICSSNLNNYLKKICVNEPILSARYIGNHFILVGSSFGNLFLLDFSDCSENTLTEQPKNIASINEINTNSINLSDKINNPLNEKKSTNNDILWAFGACKKGGINCIDCIFVYDSKNKHTTEFEMYNIITAGDDGIPCFLYIPNSYI; this is encoded by the exons atGAAGAACAGTACAAGAGTATTAAAAGACAGTAAAATACAAACATTCAATACATGTTTTGATAACATAAATTTAAACTATGCTTCtctaaaaaataaacacTTGAAAAATGGACcttcattttcatttttctACGAATATGCTCACGATAGATCAATTTTATCCCTTTCACTAGATGAAAGTG GAACATACATGGCTACAGCTAGCGCAGATCATTCCATACGTATACACAACCTAAAAAGTTTATCAActataaaagaattatatcataaaaaatgtGGTCATTATGATTGGGTTAATGAAGTATTTTTTACCAAAAGAAATGAAGTTCTTTCAGGAGGATTGGATGGAAAATTGTGTCTATGGAATACTATATATTCTTGTAAAATTcagaaaataaataaaattatgaacTGTTCAGAATATTTAGAACAGAGAAAAAAAGTGAAAGAAGTAAAATTTAAAACATCCAATAATGTAATAACTTGTAAAGAAATGTGTGCACACCATTCTACAATTAGTGATATGAAATTTGataaacaaaatgataaatGTATTACTAGTAGTTATGATAAGACCTTAAAACTTTTTGATATTCGTAAATTTCGGCAActatgtatatataaaggtAATCATACTTGTCCAATTACAAAATTTTTGTGGTTacaaaacaaaataatatcagCAGATAAAAATGGATCTCTATGTGTATTTGATGTAGAAACATCTCAAGAAATACTTAATGCTAAAAATACACATACTGGAAATATAGGAGctttaaattatttttatttgtataataaaactgaaaaaaagatgataaataataacCCAAATATGGATCATGAAAAACGAATGGATAAATCCTTACCCTTTTCAAGTATATCATCaaatgatattaaaaagaattattctttaaaaaataaaaataataacaatagagataagaataataaaagagAGGATGTTAATTATGATGACAATTGTGATGATAatgttattaaaaaaaatattaatagaaatattaatttaattagatcagataatttatttggacaacatgataattatttaaatttaaataatgaaaagaTACCCTTAATAATTACAGGTGGTCAAAATGATGGAATATTGAAAGTAAGAGATTTTCGtatatttcataaatatatcagttacaaaaaaatacacACAGCTAGCATTAATAGTATTATAACTTATAATTTAAAcaataaaacatatattatttcttgTTCAGCAGATGGTTATTGTTATCAATTTGAAATACAGAGTATATGTTCATCAaatttgaataattatttaaaaaagatatgTGTAAATGAACCCATTTTATCAGCACGATATATTGGaaatcattttattttggTTGGTTCATCTTTTGgaaatttatttttattagaTTTTTCTGATTGTTCAGAAAATACATTAACAGAACAACCTAAAAATATAGCTTCAATCAATGAAATTAATACAAATTCAATTAATCTTTCtgataaaattaataatcctttaaatgaaaaaaaaagtactaataatgatatattatgGGCTTTCGGGGCTTGTAAGAAAGGAGGAATTAATTGCATTGATTGTATATTTGTTTATGATTCAAAAAATAAGCATACAACTGAATTTgaaatgtataatattataacaGCAGGAGATGATGGTATACCATGTTTCTTATATATACCCAattcttatatttaa